A window of the Brumimicrobium sp. genome harbors these coding sequences:
- a CDS encoding lamin tail domain-containing protein, with protein sequence MKQFLFIILTFSLSFSLWSQMNDSFDDGDFTNNPTWTGNTTDFIVNTNHELQLNASGAGQSYLVTPHNLTQLEDMEWRFKIKYAFPPSNQNKGETYLTAVNADLSTNPDGIFIHIGETGTNDPIQLFERNGGVETLILSSTSGIVANAFDINVKIIYRNNGDWELYTDLTGGTNFLLDVSANYSASILGLYLGMDLTYTLGNITKFYYDDFYAGPIIVDNIPPNILSAAATSNNTLEVIFNEPIDQVTGELITNYSVSSGIGNPTSVIQDGGNPQKFTLTFASNFTIGTPYTLTAENVEDLAGNAMTSQNTTFTYFEAQTPVFGDIVINEFMPKPTPTIGLPDVQFVELYNRSNKYFNLNGWKLSDNNSSGTIQNVWLSPGEYLILVPTSGLTSYPTATNVTNWAQLNIAGDEIHLTSDLGVVVDELTYTNAWYQDEIKKNGGWSIERINPETPCSTADNWRASDDPNGGTPGIQNSIYNNTPDTQKPTVINREVTLPSTLTFTFSERVDSLSLVNAVFASNPSLTINTRVISGAYPTSFSILFNEVINDGILYEYTLENFYDCSGNANSDTGTFVLPQIPDFGDVIINEFMVKPSPSFGLPEIQYVELYNRSNKYLNVNTWLLKDNSSYGKIQNGWLYPGEYLVLVPTGGKADYPNATEVTSWAQLNITGDEIHLMRSDSLILDELTYTDAWYKNDLKKSGGWSIERINPELPCSTSDNWAASYYYMGGTPGAQNSIYNNTPDTQMPTVLNSFAESPNLLTITFSEGMDRNSLENITFSSTSQLSIDSIILNGNYPTEITIIFNETLVDGVVYNFSIQNFSDCSGNSGDYTGTFVIPQKPEKGDILINEILFNPLTGGSDFIEVYNTSTKYINLKDFMLANYKDGGIANVKQVGYNYLLNPHDYAVFTKDSNFQIMNYPVAVPGKFVKIDLPSYNNDSSTVYLIYNDTVLDKVSYQEKWHFALLQDKKGVSLERLSAELPSNSSANWHSASETIGFATPGRKNSQFTQTTGNGVLTLSSQTFSPDEDGFEDVLLITYEVDSPDLTGNMVIYDDKGRKVRVLMENHLLGAEGTIQWDGLKDDGRKAVIGPYIILFEIFDLNAAKLQTIRKVVTVAGRL encoded by the coding sequence ATGAAACAGTTCCTTTTTATAATTTTAACATTCTCCCTATCTTTTTCGCTTTGGTCTCAAATGAATGATTCCTTTGATGATGGAGATTTTACAAATAATCCAACTTGGACTGGTAACACAACAGATTTTATTGTAAATACAAACCATGAGTTACAGTTAAATGCAAGTGGAGCAGGTCAAAGCTATCTTGTTACACCACATAATCTCACCCAGTTGGAAGACATGGAATGGAGATTTAAAATAAAATATGCCTTCCCACCATCTAACCAAAATAAAGGTGAAACATATCTAACAGCTGTAAATGCTGATTTAAGTACAAATCCAGATGGTATTTTTATTCATATTGGAGAAACAGGAACAAATGATCCCATACAGTTATTCGAAAGAAATGGAGGAGTTGAAACACTTATTCTTTCTAGCACCTCAGGAATTGTAGCCAATGCATTTGATATAAATGTTAAAATCATTTATAGAAACAATGGTGATTGGGAACTCTATACAGATCTCACTGGAGGAACAAATTTCTTGTTAGATGTATCTGCTAATTATTCAGCGTCCATTTTAGGGCTATATCTTGGAATGGACTTAACTTACACTTTAGGTAACATCACCAAGTTTTATTACGATGATTTTTATGCAGGTCCAATTATAGTTGACAATATCCCACCCAACATCTTATCAGCTGCGGCTACATCAAATAATACTTTGGAAGTTATATTTAACGAGCCTATTGATCAAGTTACGGGAGAATTAATAACGAACTATTCTGTTTCTTCAGGGATAGGTAACCCAACATCAGTTATACAAGATGGTGGAAATCCACAAAAATTTACACTCACATTTGCTAGCAACTTTACCATTGGCACACCCTATACGCTAACAGCAGAAAATGTGGAAGATCTTGCAGGAAATGCGATGACTAGTCAGAATACAACTTTTACTTATTTCGAGGCTCAAACTCCAGTTTTTGGTGATATTGTAATTAATGAATTCATGCCAAAACCAACACCTACAATTGGATTACCTGATGTGCAATTTGTAGAATTATACAACCGAAGCAATAAATATTTCAACTTGAACGGTTGGAAACTTAGTGACAATAATTCATCAGGAACTATCCAAAACGTATGGTTGTCACCCGGAGAATATTTGATTTTAGTTCCAACAAGCGGTTTAACAAGTTATCCCACAGCAACCAATGTTACGAATTGGGCTCAATTAAATATTGCTGGAGATGAAATCCATTTAACAAGTGATTTAGGAGTTGTTGTAGATGAATTAACATATACTAATGCTTGGTATCAAGATGAAATTAAGAAAAATGGAGGTTGGTCTATTGAACGAATTAATCCAGAAACACCATGTTCAACAGCAGATAATTGGCGTGCAAGTGACGACCCAAATGGCGGAACACCGGGAATACAAAATAGCATTTATAACAATACTCCAGATACGCAAAAACCTACTGTTATCAATAGAGAAGTTACCCTTCCAAGTACATTGACATTTACTTTTTCAGAACGAGTAGATTCATTGAGTCTGGTTAATGCAGTATTTGCTTCAAATCCTTCTTTAACAATTAATACGAGAGTTATTTCAGGAGCGTATCCAACATCTTTTTCTATTCTCTTCAACGAAGTAATTAACGATGGGATTCTATACGAATATACGCTTGAAAATTTCTATGATTGTAGTGGAAATGCCAATTCGGATACAGGGACTTTTGTGCTTCCTCAAATCCCTGATTTTGGAGATGTGATTATCAATGAATTCATGGTGAAACCATCCCCGTCTTTTGGATTGCCGGAGATACAATATGTGGAGTTATACAATCGAAGTAATAAGTACTTGAATGTGAATACTTGGTTACTAAAAGACAACAGCTCTTATGGAAAAATTCAAAACGGGTGGTTATATCCTGGTGAGTACCTTGTCTTAGTTCCAACTGGAGGAAAAGCAGATTACCCGAATGCAACGGAAGTAACTTCTTGGGCGCAATTAAATATTACTGGAGATGAAATCCATTTGATGCGTTCTGACAGTTTAATATTAGATGAGTTAACTTATACAGATGCTTGGTATAAGAATGATTTAAAAAAGAGTGGTGGATGGAGTATAGAGCGCATAAATCCTGAATTACCTTGTTCGACTTCTGATAATTGGGCCGCTAGTTATTATTATATGGGTGGAACACCGGGTGCTCAAAACAGTATTTATAATAATACACCAGATACACAAATGCCTACCGTTTTAAATTCTTTTGCAGAATCACCAAATCTCTTAACGATTACATTCTCTGAAGGAATGGATAGAAATAGTTTAGAAAATATTACTTTTTCTTCAACTAGTCAACTCAGTATAGATTCCATTATTTTAAATGGGAATTACCCTACAGAGATAACTATAATTTTCAATGAAACACTTGTGGATGGAGTAGTTTATAATTTCTCTATTCAAAATTTTTCTGATTGTTCTGGAAATAGCGGAGATTATACAGGAACTTTTGTTATTCCACAAAAACCTGAAAAAGGAGATATACTTATTAATGAGATATTATTTAATCCTCTCACGGGAGGTTCTGATTTTATTGAGGTCTACAACACGTCTACAAAATATATAAATCTAAAAGATTTTATGTTAGCTAATTATAAAGACGGGGGAATAGCCAATGTAAAGCAAGTGGGGTATAACTACCTTCTTAATCCACACGATTATGCGGTTTTCACAAAAGATTCTAATTTTCAAATTATGAATTATCCAGTAGCTGTTCCCGGGAAATTTGTAAAAATTGATTTACCTAGTTACAATAACGACTCTTCAACAGTTTACCTCATCTATAATGATACCGTTTTAGACAAAGTTTCCTATCAAGAAAAATGGCATTTTGCTTTATTGCAAGATAAGAAAGGTGTTAGTTTAGAGCGATTATCTGCGGAGCTTCCATCTAATTCTTCAGCTAATTGGCATAGTGCATCTGAAACAATTGGATTTGCAACCCCAGGTAGAAAAAACTCTCAGTTTACGCAAACAACAGGAAATGGTGTTTTAACTCTTTCTTCTCAGACATTTTCTCCAGATGAAGATGGATTTGAGGATGTTTTACTTATTACCTATGAAGTTGATTCACCTGATTTGACGGGTAACATGGTAATATATGATGATAAAGGAAGAAAAGTGAGAGTTTTAATGGAAAACCATCTACTAGGAGCAGAAGGCACTATTCAGTGGGATGGATTAAAAGATGATGGGCGTAAAGCAGTCATTGGACCGTATATTATACTTTTTGAAATATTCGATTTGAATGCGGCAAAATTACAGACTATTCGGAAGGTTGTTACTGTTGCTGGAAGATTATAA